The following are encoded in a window of Castanea sativa cultivar Marrone di Chiusa Pesio chromosome 9, ASM4071231v1 genomic DNA:
- the LOC142608730 gene encoding uncharacterized protein LOC142608730, whose protein sequence is MGDAKKTHLVKWATVCIPLHSGDLSIRSLRSFNKALFGKWLWRFGNKRQALWRRVIRAKYGCEGGGWCSLPIIGPHGVSLWKSISRGWPSFVRHIQFEVGAGFTVRFWQDIWRGDTSLCVLYPRLFSLSQNKEAYVADLMKFPNSVLFWDITFTRYSED, encoded by the coding sequence ATGGGGGATGCTAAAAAAACTCACCTAGTGAAATGGGCTACAGTTTGCATTCCTCTTCATTCTGGAGATTTATCTATTAGAAGTTTGAGAAGTTTTAATAAAGCCTTGTTTGGAAAAtggttatggagatttgggaaTAAGCGACAAGCCTTGTGGAGGAGAGTGATAAGGGCAAAATATGGTTGTGAAGGGGGAGGTTGGTGCTCTCTTCCCATTATTGGCCCTCATGGAGTGAGTTTGTGGAAGTCTATTAGTCGTGGTTGGCCATCTTTTGTTCGTCACATCCAATTTGAGGTTGGGGCCGGGTTTACTGTTAGATTTTGGCAGGATATTTGGCGTGGGGACACTTCTTTATGTGTGCTCTATCCAAGACTTTTTTCTTTAAGTCAAAATAAGGAGGCCTATGTGGCTGATTTGATGAAGTTCCCAAATAGTGTTCTTTTTTGGGATATAACTTTTACAAGATACAGCGAAGATTAG
- the LOC142610008 gene encoding uncharacterized protein LOC142610008: MGCASSKLFRKELKRELFFNNGGGESVNHVVSLTSSTYGVLNLDDEKPIKECVSETKKLQRSPPPNPPRSRREEPEVINAWELMEDLEEEGIPIPKKSPKPRVFLRGFTDFDSKLSPAKFSGSPKKAKRFSGKENKGRVSLFRSDCSPKRVLKSKNFSENSCKAVLNFSYPVKGSPIGAKRVESPGSDLGYLSRRQSYSPLFDPELVANYERELSEEEEQIKRMVSPNAKLRRARNTQVLESSLLHSFVMKCPPGGENAVVIYTTTLRGIRKTFEDCNKVRSIIESYCIQVLERDISMDSGLKEELRGLMGTKDVRVPLVFVKGRLIGGVDEVVKLEEEGKLSILFDGIPRALGGCEGCAGVRFVMCMNCSGSCKVLDVEQKKMVRCGGCNENGLIQCPICC, from the coding sequence ATGGGCTGTGCTTCTTCAAAACTGTTCAGAAAAGAACTCAAGCGAGAGTTGTTTTTCAACAATGGCGGCGGAGAGTCTGTGAACCACGTTGTGTCTCTCACTTCGAGCACCTATGGGGTTCTCAACTTGGACGATGAGAAACCCATCAAAGAGTGTGTCTCAGAGACCAAGAAATTGCAGAGATCCCCTCCTCCTAATCCTCCTCGTTCTCGCCGTGAAGAGCCAGAGGTTATTAATGCTTGGGAACTCATGGAAGATCTTGAAGAAGAAGGAATACCCATTCCAAAGAAGAGCCCGAAACCCCGGGTATTTCTTCGTGGGTTTACTGATTTTGATTCCAAGCTTAGTCCAGCGAAGTTCTCTGGTTCACCTAAGAAAGCGAAGAGATTTTCTGGGAAAGAGAATAAAGGAAGGGTTAGTTTGTTTCGGTCTGATTGTAGCCCCAAAAGGGTTCTGAAAAGTAAGAATTTTTCTGAGAATTCTTGTAAGGCAGTGTTGAATTTCAGTTATCCGGTGAAAGGATCTCCGATTGGGGCTAAAAGAGTAGAGTCTCCTGGGAGTGACTTGGGGTATTTGTCGAGGAGACAGAGTTATAGTCCTCTTTTTGATCCGGAACTCGTTGCGAATTATGAGAGAGAATTGTCTGAAGAGGAAGAGCAAATCAAGAGGATGGTTTCTCCCAATGCAAAATTGCGTAGAGCAAGGAATACCCAAGTATTGGAGTCTagtcttcttcattcttttgtGATGAAGTGCCCTCCCGGTGGTGAAAACGCGGTTGTTATTTACACAACAACATTGAGAGGGATCAGGAAGACTTTTGAAGACTGCAACAAAGTCCGGTCCATCATTGAATCATATTGTATTCAGGTGTTGGAGAGGGATATATCGATGGATTCGGGGTTGAAGGAGGAACTGAGGGGACTAATGGGGACAAAAGATGTGAGGGTTCCACTTGTGTTTGTGAAGGGAAGGTTGATTGGTGGAGTTGATGAGGTGGTGAAGTTGGAAGAGGAAGGGAAATTGAGTATATTATTTGATGGGATTCCAAGGGCTCTTGGTGGATGTGAAGGTTGTGCTGGTGTGAGATTTGTGATGTGCATGAATTGTAGTGGAAGTTGTAAGGTTTTGGATGTGGAGCAAAAGAAGATGGTGAGGTGTGGTGGGTGCAATGAGAATGGGTTGATTCAGTGCCCTATTTGTTGTTAA
- the LOC142610028 gene encoding F-box/kelch-repeat protein At1g57790-like, translated as MAGKRRRKLKSLAETISGNKRTATKEKREKLELQTWSDLPPELLEVIVSRLTLEDNVRASVVCKRWHSVAISVRVVNQSPWLMYFPKCGNLYEFYDPSLRKTHSIELPELNGTRVCYTKDGWLLLYRPRSHRMFFFNPFSHEVIKLPRFELTYQIVAFSCAPTSSNCMLFTVKHVSPTIVAISTCHPGATEWVTVNYQNRLPFVSSIWNKLVFCNGLFYCLSLTGWLGVFDPLEHTWSVLSVPPPKCPDNFFAKNWWKGKFMAEHKGEILVIYTCSSENPIIFKLDRTKMIWEEMKALDGVTLFASFLSSHSRTDLSGLMRNSVYFPKVRFYGKRCISYSLDNCRYYPRKQCHDWGEQDPFENIWIEPPQGFLSFTEEI; from the exons ATGGCTGGCAAAAGGAGAAGGAAGCTCAAATC gttaGCTGAAACAATCAGCGGAAATAAAAGAACtgcaacaaaggaaaaaagagaaaaattggaGCTGCAGACTTGGTCTGACCTTCCTCCAGAACTTCTGGAAGTGATTGTGTCCCGTCTAACCCTAGAGGACAATGTGCGTGCCTCTGTTGTTTGCAAAAGATGGCACTCAGTTGCAATTTCTGTCCGTGTAGTAAATCAATCACCATGGCTTATGTACTTCCCAAAATGTGGTAACTTGTATGAATTCTATGACCCTTCACTACGCAAGACCCATTCCATCGAGTTACCTGAGTTGAATGGGACTAGGGTTTGTTACACTAAAGATGGTTGGTTATTGCTGTATAGACCCAGATCCCATCGAATGTTCTTCTTTAATCCCTTTAGTCATGAAGTGATTAAACTGCCAAGGTTTGAGTTGACTTATCAGATTGTTGCCTTCTCTTGTGCACCAACATCTAGCAACTGTATGCTTTTTACAGTTAAGCATGTCAGTCCCACAATCGTTGCTATTAGCACCTGTCATCCTGGGGCAACAGAGTGGGTTACTGTTAATTACCAAAATCGCTTGCCCTTTGTTAGTAGTATTTGGAATAAGCTTGTTTTCTGCAATGGACTGTTTTATTGTTTGAGTCTCACTGGTTGGCTAGGTGTGTTTGACCCACTGGAACATACTTGGAGCGTCCTTTCTGTGCCTCCGCCCAAATGCCCTGATaatttttttgccaaaaattGGTGGAAGGGCAAGTTTATGGCTGAGCATAAAGGAgaaattttagttatttacaCTTGTTCTAGTGAAAACCCCATTATTTTTAAGCTGGACCGGACAAAAATGATATGGGAAGAAATGAAAGCCCTTGATGGTGTCACACTTTTTGCGAGTTTCTTGTCCTCTCATTCCAGAACTGACCTTTCTGGACTAATGAGAAACAGTGTCTATTTCCCTAAAGTCCGTTTCTATGGAAAGCGTTGCATATCATACTCTCTTGACAATTGTAGATACTATCCACGGAAGCAGTGTCATGACTGGGGAGAACAAGATCCTTTTGAAAATATCTGGATTGAACCACCCCAAGGCTTCTTGAGCTTCACTGAAGAAATCTAG